CACCACTCGGCAGGGCAATCGTATGGGCTTCTTCCATCCGCAGTCATAGGCCCACATTCTGGGGCGAACCGCCAACCCATAGAGAAAGGCCGCTCCGCTCAACCAGGAACGAACCGGATCGCCGGGGCGCAACAGGGCCACGATCACGGCCTCGCAGTCATGGGCTGCGGCGCAGATCCGACAGACCGGAAAGAAGGAGACGGGTCCTTCGGCAAACAGGATTCGATCAACTCCATGCTCCGCCGCAACGCCCCCTGATTGTCCGCCACGGTCCGACGTGCGGCCTCCCCGACTTGGCGACGGGCGGCCGAATCCTCCAGCCATGCGCAGACCGTGCGAGCAAGATCCTCCGCACCGGACACTCGAACAGCACCGCCGGACTCTAAAAGGAGCGTCGCGATTTCCGCGCAATGGTCCGTATAGGGACCGAACAACACCGGCTTACTCCAGACAGCAGGCTCCAACAAATTGTGTCCACCCACAGGAACCAGAGTGCCGCCGACAAATGCCACGGTCGCCTCATGATAGGCCCGTGCCAACTCACCCCGTGTATCCAGAATGATGACTCGCGGCCCGGCCCCGCCTGAATCAAGCTCGCTCTTGCGCTGCACCGGCAATCCCGCCGCCTGGATCAGCGCCACGACATCGGCCGCTCGCTCAGTATGGCGTGGAGCCAGCATGAGAACGGCATGCGGATGAGCGGCAATGACCTGTCGGTACGCCGCAACCAGCATCTCCTCCTCGCCTGCATGCGTGCTCCCGGCAAGCAGGAGCGATTCGCCCTCCTGCAGGCCCAACTCAGTACGCAACGACGACACTGCCGCCATCGAAGGCATTGGCTGATCGAACTTGATATTACCGGTCCTATGGACCCGACTAGGATCGGCTCCCAGCGCCACGATTCTCTGCACATCGCGCTCTGACTGCATGAGACAGAGCGTGAGCGACCGCAGCACCGAACGATAGAATGAGATGAGGCCGGCGATATGCTGCCGAGCAAAGGACCGCGACGACAACCGTCCGTTCACCATGACGGTCGGCACCTGCCGATCCCGCAAGGTCCATAAGAGATTCGGCCAGAGTTCGGTCTCGACAAATGCATAGAGCACCGGCTGCCACTGCGCGATCACGCAGGACACAGCCCAGGGAACATCGAGCGGAGCATAACGATGCTCGGCAATCCCCGCCAGTCGCTGTTCAACCGCCTCGCGCCCCGTCTCCGTCACCGTCGAGACGATCAGTTTATGATCGGGATGGTGGCGATGCAGCTCTTTTACCAACGGCGTGACCGCCACCACTTCACCGAGCGAGACGGCGTGAATCCAGATCAAGGGGCGCCGCTCTCCGGACGGTTCCAAGACCGGCCTGACGCGCAACCCGAACCGGTCGAGCAAACCCCTCCGGCACCGTTTCTTGGCGAGCAAAATACAGAGGACGATCGGCGTAGCCAGAATGAGAAGAGTGTTGTAGAGCAGTCGCCACATGGGTTGGCTAGGATGCGACCTCCGCTTCAGCCTCAGCCGTCAGCCGGTTTAAGGTCGATTCCAATTCGACACGAGCGGTTTCAAGCGCGGCGCCATCCGCCTCGCGCGAGACCCAGATCGGG
Above is a window of Nitrospira lenta DNA encoding:
- a CDS encoding 3-deoxy-D-manno-octulosonic acid transferase; protein product: MWRLLYNTLLILATPIVLCILLAKKRCRRGLLDRFGLRVRPVLEPSGERRPLIWIHAVSLGEVVAVTPLVKELHRHHPDHKLIVSTVTETGREAVEQRLAGIAEHRYAPLDVPWAVSCVIAQWQPVLYAFVETELWPNLLWTLRDRQVPTVMVNGRLSSRSFARQHIAGLISFYRSVLRSLTLCLMQSERDVQRIVALGADPSRVHRTGNIKFDQPMPSMAAVSSLRTELGLQEGESLLLAGSTHAGEEEMLVAAYRQVIAAHPHAVLMLAPRHTERAADVVALIQAAGLPVQRKSELDSGGAGPRVIILDTRGELARAYHEATVAFVGGTLVPVGGHNLLEPAVWSKPVLFGPYTDHCAEIATLLLESGGAVRVSGAEDLARTVCAWLEDSAARRQVGEAARRTVADNQGALRRSMELIESCLPKDPSPSFRSVGSAPQPMTARP